The proteins below are encoded in one region of Planctopirus limnophila DSM 3776:
- a CDS encoding serine/threonine-protein kinase: MSTIPSLSSDEEAQLAEVADQLVRRLQEGGSVDLEVVCRQYPRLAGELRMLWGTILMTEGLAASSHASFAGESGVESSERNSRTVEKVRTDSTWRHLWKDTPDVERGDAPLRSREVDDYVLLDELGRGGMGVVYRARQKSLDRIVALKMILQGRLASSIDIARFRSEAESAARLDHPHIVPVYEVGTFENRPYFSMKLIEGTTLARRIIDGPIPNREAAEIMLPICRAIGDAHRRGVLHRDLKPSNILIEVDGTPYVSDFGLAKRFSMESDDPKASATLTQSGAILGTPGYMAPEQAAGQRGEVSTLTDVYSLGAVLYALLTGRPPFQASSPVDTILLVLEQDPVPPRMLNPKADSDLEMIALKCLQKPADLRYATPDAMADDLEAYLHNEPIAARSSHFTQVITRAFRETHHAQVLENWGLLWMWHSFVVLQLCLITNLMHWQGVVSRLPYVALWSVGVGIWAFIFWELRRRSGPITFVERQIAHVWAASTICSTLLFFIEWMMNLPVLTLSPVLALLAGAVFLIKAGVLSGKFYVQALVLYATAFVMAGMKAWTDWDLDLTIYGIVVAWSFFAPGLKYYRQRHAV, encoded by the coding sequence ATGTCCACAATTCCTTCGCTTTCATCCGATGAAGAAGCTCAACTGGCGGAAGTGGCTGATCAACTCGTCCGGCGGTTGCAGGAAGGGGGATCGGTCGATCTGGAGGTTGTTTGTCGCCAGTATCCGCGCTTAGCCGGCGAATTGAGAATGCTCTGGGGAACAATCCTGATGACGGAGGGCCTGGCGGCCAGTTCTCATGCAAGCTTTGCTGGTGAATCTGGCGTTGAAAGCAGCGAAAGGAATTCTCGTACCGTCGAGAAAGTCAGGACTGACTCCACATGGCGACATCTCTGGAAGGATACTCCTGATGTCGAGCGAGGTGATGCCCCTCTCCGTTCGCGTGAAGTCGATGATTATGTGCTTCTCGACGAATTAGGCCGGGGTGGCATGGGTGTGGTCTACCGGGCGAGGCAGAAGTCGCTCGACCGGATTGTGGCACTGAAGATGATTCTGCAGGGGCGATTAGCCTCGAGCATCGATATTGCCCGCTTTCGCTCAGAGGCCGAATCGGCAGCCCGTCTCGATCATCCGCATATCGTCCCGGTTTATGAAGTGGGTACGTTCGAGAACCGCCCTTATTTCAGTATGAAGCTGATTGAAGGCACAACGCTGGCCAGACGGATAATCGATGGCCCGATCCCGAATCGGGAAGCCGCCGAGATCATGCTGCCTATCTGCCGCGCGATTGGTGATGCTCATCGACGAGGTGTTCTGCACCGCGATTTGAAACCTTCGAATATTCTCATTGAAGTCGATGGGACACCTTATGTGAGTGATTTCGGGCTGGCCAAACGATTCTCCATGGAAAGTGATGATCCCAAAGCGTCGGCCACATTGACGCAAAGTGGTGCCATTTTAGGAACTCCCGGGTATATGGCTCCGGAGCAGGCTGCTGGCCAGCGTGGTGAAGTGAGTACATTGACCGATGTTTACAGTCTGGGGGCTGTCCTCTATGCGCTGCTTACTGGCAGGCCGCCATTTCAGGCTTCTTCGCCTGTGGACACGATCCTGCTGGTGCTGGAACAAGACCCGGTACCGCCGCGGATGCTGAACCCGAAGGCGGATTCCGATCTGGAAATGATTGCCCTCAAATGCCTGCAGAAGCCGGCCGATCTGCGGTATGCCACTCCCGATGCGATGGCAGATGATCTCGAGGCCTACCTGCATAATGAACCGATTGCAGCGAGGTCTTCGCATTTTACGCAGGTCATTACCCGCGCGTTTCGCGAAACGCATCATGCCCAGGTGCTGGAGAACTGGGGTCTGCTCTGGATGTGGCACAGCTTTGTGGTGTTGCAATTGTGCCTGATCACGAACTTGATGCACTGGCAAGGCGTGGTTTCGCGATTGCCTTATGTCGCTTTGTGGTCTGTGGGTGTGGGAATCTGGGCCTTCATCTTCTGGGAATTGCGCCGACGCTCCGGGCCGATCACGTTTGTCGAGCGGCAGATTGCGCATGTCTGGGCGGCGAGCACGATCTGCAGTACGCTCTTGTTCTTCATCGAATGGATGATGAACCTCCCAGTGCTGACCCTTTCGCCGGTGCTGGCACTTTTGGCAGGTGCGGTCTTTCTGATTAAAGCCGGGGTGCTCTCGGGCAAGTTCTATGTGCAGGCACTGGTGCTTTACGCCACCGCCTTTGTGATGGCGGGTATGAAAGCCTGGACAGACTGGGATCTTGACTTAACGATTTACGGCATCGTCGTCGCCTGGAGCTTCTTCGCCCCCGGCCTGAAGTACTACCGCCAGCGGCATGCGGTTTAA
- a CDS encoding class I SAM-dependent methyltransferase → MKILWHMIVRQGRGQTHEERLEDFYKGQASGYDSFRKRLLHGKKDLFDQLPAPPGGVWVDLGAGTGENAENWGERLQEFSNVYLVDLSSSLLKVAQARIEQRGWQNVKAIHHDATTFLPPEGTADVVTFSYSLTMIPDWHKAVDQAIRMLKPGGVLGIVDFYVSRKYPPEGNVRHAWSTRHFWQIWFATDNVFLSGDHLPYLQSHLETVVLSERRGKVPYMPFVRAPHYVYVGRKPLV, encoded by the coding sequence ATGAAAATCCTCTGGCACATGATTGTGCGGCAAGGTCGCGGGCAGACACACGAAGAGCGGCTCGAAGATTTTTATAAAGGTCAGGCCTCTGGCTACGACTCTTTCCGCAAACGATTGCTGCACGGCAAAAAGGATCTGTTCGACCAGTTACCGGCACCTCCAGGTGGTGTGTGGGTCGATCTGGGCGCAGGAACGGGAGAAAACGCAGAGAACTGGGGCGAGCGGCTTCAAGAGTTTTCGAACGTCTACCTGGTCGATCTCTCCAGTTCGTTGCTCAAAGTCGCTCAGGCACGCATTGAGCAGCGCGGCTGGCAGAACGTCAAGGCGATTCATCACGACGCCACAACCTTTTTGCCACCAGAAGGTACAGCTGATGTGGTGACGTTTTCGTACTCGCTGACGATGATCCCGGATTGGCATAAAGCGGTCGACCAGGCCATTCGGATGCTGAAGCCAGGGGGTGTGCTGGGAATTGTCGATTTCTATGTCAGCCGTAAATATCCGCCCGAAGGCAATGTGCGTCATGCGTGGTCGACCCGTCACTTCTGGCAGATCTGGTTTGCGACAGACAATGTCTTTCTTTCGGGCGATCATTTGCCCTACCTGCAAAGCCATCTGGAGACAGTCGTCCTCAGCGAGCGGCGTGGCAAAGTGCCTTACATGCCGTTTGTCAGAGCACCGCATTATGTCTATGTCGGTCGTAAGCCGTTGGTCTGA
- a CDS encoding VWA domain-containing protein gives MWQQAQYLLMRLFPPARKPVTPWTVAPLLISMVLTVGIAFWLEASRVLLLTRPWLLSLVVLSVWVWWLHMAGMPGLPWLRSWMALWVRLAMVGILAFLLAEPRAVRENDRQSLMYVLDTSDSIGRSAKDQVLRYIAETVTKKPARDEAGLSVFGRNAAVELPPRTTFLAEALNTDIRGDATNIEQALSLSSAMLPDDQAGKIVLFSDGSQTEGSLDRILDELKSRKISVDVVPIEYDYEHEVWVERIDLPSNVKIGETYEAAVIVSALSAGQGKLVVRENGQPIVEETISYREGKTRLAVPLALRRPGYYEYTATIEPEAEADSLAQNNMAMGGIVVEGEGKILVVYDPTGNPLDWEPLVESLNKAKKQVDVMAGVDFPRDPSSLIPYDSILFVNVPANEFDGVQLQALKDSVFDLGTGFLMVGGPGSFGPGGYHRTAVEEILPVTMDITQKKVLPKGALAIILHTCEFPEGNTWGKRITKQAIKVLGEQDEVGVLAYDYNDGEKWIFELTPAGKYEELSLLINSAEIGDMPSFQQTMQMGIDGLEASDASSKHMIIISDGDPSPASPDLLKRFIDAKVTISTVAVFPHGDVDTPTMTSIAQITGGRYYKPTNPNQLPAIFIKESKTLRRSMLQNRDFFPEVASSSPVLKGISSLPELKGYVLTTAKPDAQVVLKVPPGSKEEESQLDPLLAIRQHGLGKTAAFTSELGKNWGKDWVAWGKYEDFLNQLTTDIARIRKDTQLRLSTYVEGAQGVVIVEDFAPEEGFLEISGRVGGPNDRSESLTFRQVGPRRYQALVPLWGQGRYYVSVAGAGTKIGVDGQPAERKESTFGGFVLAYSPEYLRFGSNRQLLEEIAQRTGGRVLTGDPESDELFPKEREPRQSSRPIFDWFLVALACLVPLDVGLRRIQWDWSVVAGWFRPRREVTSTMSTLLDQKKSGSQQTTTETGKPAAEASSSRKTPPQRPPVIRKPPMTLPPSPSAKTPPTSEKTQTEKPAPGAAKSTYEKLLEIKRQQQKKDEPPAKD, from the coding sequence ATGTGGCAACAAGCACAGTACCTGCTGATGCGACTTTTTCCACCGGCTCGCAAGCCAGTGACGCCCTGGACTGTTGCGCCATTACTCATCTCGATGGTCTTGACCGTGGGCATTGCCTTCTGGCTGGAGGCCAGTCGGGTGTTACTGTTGACCCGGCCATGGTTACTCTCGCTGGTGGTCTTGAGTGTGTGGGTCTGGTGGCTGCACATGGCGGGGATGCCGGGCTTACCGTGGCTGCGATCCTGGATGGCACTGTGGGTTCGTCTGGCGATGGTCGGAATCCTCGCATTTCTGCTGGCTGAACCCCGCGCTGTTCGTGAGAACGACCGACAATCACTGATGTATGTGCTGGATACGTCCGATTCGATCGGCCGCTCAGCCAAGGATCAGGTGCTGCGCTATATTGCAGAAACTGTCACGAAAAAACCGGCTCGCGATGAAGCCGGGCTGTCAGTCTTCGGGCGTAACGCGGCTGTGGAATTACCACCTCGTACCACGTTTCTGGCCGAGGCACTCAATACCGATATTCGTGGTGATGCCACCAATATCGAGCAGGCACTTTCCCTTTCCAGCGCCATGCTGCCGGATGATCAGGCGGGGAAGATTGTGCTGTTTTCCGATGGATCTCAGACTGAAGGGAGTCTCGACCGTATTCTCGATGAACTGAAATCCCGTAAGATCTCTGTCGATGTGGTGCCTATTGAATATGACTACGAACATGAGGTCTGGGTCGAGCGAATTGATCTTCCGAGCAACGTCAAGATTGGCGAGACCTATGAAGCGGCGGTGATCGTCTCGGCCTTGTCGGCTGGTCAGGGCAAGCTGGTTGTTCGCGAGAACGGCCAGCCGATTGTGGAAGAAACGATTTCGTATCGCGAAGGGAAGACACGCCTGGCAGTCCCGCTCGCCTTACGCCGGCCCGGATACTATGAATATACCGCCACCATTGAACCCGAGGCAGAAGCTGACAGCCTGGCGCAAAACAATATGGCCATGGGTGGGATTGTCGTCGAAGGGGAGGGGAAAATCCTCGTTGTTTACGATCCCACGGGGAATCCACTCGATTGGGAACCACTGGTCGAGTCTCTCAATAAGGCCAAAAAACAAGTTGATGTGATGGCCGGAGTCGACTTTCCGCGAGACCCTTCCTCACTGATTCCTTACGACTCGATTTTGTTTGTGAATGTCCCTGCCAATGAGTTCGATGGCGTTCAATTGCAGGCACTCAAAGACAGTGTTTTCGATCTGGGAACTGGCTTTCTGATGGTCGGTGGGCCGGGGAGCTTTGGCCCCGGGGGATATCACCGGACGGCTGTCGAAGAGATTCTTCCCGTCACGATGGATATCACACAGAAGAAGGTGCTTCCTAAGGGAGCACTGGCCATCATTCTGCATACCTGTGAATTCCCGGAGGGCAATACCTGGGGCAAGCGAATCACCAAGCAGGCCATTAAGGTTCTGGGCGAACAGGATGAAGTGGGCGTTCTGGCCTATGACTACAACGATGGTGAGAAATGGATTTTTGAACTCACACCCGCAGGAAAGTACGAAGAGCTGTCGTTACTGATTAACTCAGCTGAGATTGGGGATATGCCCAGTTTTCAGCAGACGATGCAGATGGGTATCGATGGACTCGAAGCGAGCGATGCTTCGTCGAAACATATGATCATCATTTCCGATGGAGATCCTTCACCAGCCTCGCCCGATCTCTTGAAGCGATTTATTGACGCGAAGGTGACCATCAGCACGGTCGCTGTCTTTCCACACGGAGATGTGGATACGCCGACGATGACATCGATCGCACAGATTACTGGCGGGCGTTATTACAAGCCGACCAATCCGAATCAGCTACCAGCGATCTTCATCAAAGAATCGAAGACACTCCGCCGGTCGATGCTTCAAAACCGCGATTTCTTCCCGGAAGTTGCTTCGAGTTCGCCAGTTTTGAAAGGCATCAGTTCATTACCGGAGTTGAAAGGGTATGTACTCACGACCGCCAAGCCCGATGCTCAGGTTGTGCTCAAAGTTCCGCCCGGTTCGAAAGAGGAAGAGTCGCAGCTGGATCCACTTCTGGCGATTCGCCAGCACGGGTTAGGGAAGACGGCGGCTTTCACTTCGGAACTTGGCAAGAACTGGGGAAAGGACTGGGTGGCATGGGGCAAGTATGAGGATTTCCTCAATCAGCTCACCACGGATATCGCCCGCATCCGCAAAGACACACAACTCCGCTTGAGCACGTATGTCGAAGGAGCGCAGGGAGTCGTTATTGTCGAAGATTTTGCCCCGGAAGAGGGCTTTCTGGAAATCTCCGGACGCGTCGGTGGCCCGAACGATCGTTCGGAAAGCCTCACTTTCCGGCAGGTGGGGCCGCGTCGCTATCAGGCGCTGGTTCCGCTGTGGGGGCAAGGCCGCTACTACGTTTCGGTGGCAGGTGCGGGAACAAAAATCGGCGTGGACGGTCAACCGGCTGAGCGGAAGGAATCGACGTTTGGCGGATTCGTGCTGGCCTACTCGCCGGAATATCTGCGGTTTGGATCGAACCGGCAGTTACTCGAAGAGATTGCCCAAAGGACAGGTGGGCGCGTCTTGACGGGTGATCCAGAAAGTGACGAACTCTTCCCGAAAGAGCGCGAACCCCGCCAGAGTTCACGTCCGATTTTTGACTGGTTTCTTGTGGCGCTGGCCTGTCTTGTCCCTCTCGATGTCGGTTTGAGGCGCATTCAGTGGGATTGGTCTGTCGTGGCAGGCTGGTTCAGACCCCGCCGGGAAGTCACCTCGACAATGTCAACTTTGCTCGATCAGAAAAAGTCCGGTTCGCAGCAGACAACCACTGAGACCGGCAAACCTGCCGCTGAGGCATCGTCATCGCGGAAAACACCACCACAACGGCCACCCGTCATTCGCAAGCCACCGATGACTCTACCGCCATCACCATCTGCAAAGACTCCCCCCACTTCAGAAAAAACGCAAACCGAAAAGCCGGCACCAGGTGCTGCCAAATCGACTTATGAAAAACTGCTGGAGATCAAGCGACAACAGCAGAAGAAAGACGAACCACCCGCGAAAGATTAA
- a CDS encoding ATP-binding cassette domain-containing protein: MSAPSGLCQLDHVSALARTVRPSARRERLETITTTIPCGLTAVMGPSGAGKTTLLNLLAGFEEPSSGKLQWNHTAYNQAIHEPLTLPIAWMPADFGLWPDLTIAEHLQATAPVGSSQAQVEDWISLFELHPAHRLPSQLSQGEQSRLSLARAVISNAPVLVLDEPCVHLQASLTQTLWKSLTRYWKEQQTNVIYSTHQPELVLGCANHLLILEDGKLVASGRPVDLYRSPETQEVAWILGATNWFLTNEQALWWGEELPHANVRPEQVEVLAASESSIVMESLETVGPLSVLELRALREQAAQPDAREMEVGPKTSRTLWVAGQRSFPPVGSRVRLRWLPLLLFIALLLNLSGCWKADEPRVAIAEETRWMLPADGPLVPAPRGLCVSPAGELLVLDTAGRVLIYDREHQLVRKWHMPEYSIGKAEGICVLNDGRIAVADTHYHRVVIFHPDGTISHIFGQEGKGPAEFIYPVAITQDPEGFLYVCEYGSNDRCQKLTTDGQMVLEMGRFGLGPGEFQRPSGVVWSEGRLYIVDAFNSRVQVFDAQTGKLLQNDFNQAELAYPYDIASGSTEAGKAIDFWIVEYASGQVTRLSANGELMGRGFAAEPLRTPWGVCYDPEGRLYVADTGNRRIVCWKISR; encoded by the coding sequence TTGTCAGCTCCTTCTGGTCTTTGCCAGCTTGATCACGTTTCGGCCCTGGCGAGAACTGTTCGGCCCAGTGCCCGTCGTGAGCGGCTGGAGACGATCACCACGACCATACCCTGTGGTCTGACAGCCGTCATGGGGCCATCGGGAGCTGGGAAGACGACGCTATTGAATCTGCTGGCTGGCTTCGAAGAGCCGAGTTCCGGGAAGCTCCAGTGGAACCATACGGCTTACAATCAAGCAATCCATGAACCCTTGACTTTGCCCATCGCCTGGATGCCTGCCGATTTCGGCCTCTGGCCCGATCTGACGATTGCCGAGCATTTGCAGGCCACAGCCCCAGTTGGTTCAAGCCAGGCACAGGTGGAAGACTGGATTTCATTGTTTGAACTGCACCCCGCACATCGGTTGCCCAGCCAGCTCTCGCAAGGCGAACAATCCCGGCTGAGCCTGGCGCGAGCCGTCATTTCGAATGCACCGGTGCTTGTCCTCGATGAGCCTTGCGTTCATCTGCAGGCAAGTTTGACGCAAACACTCTGGAAGAGTTTGACTCGTTACTGGAAGGAGCAACAGACGAACGTGATCTACAGCACTCACCAGCCGGAACTCGTGCTGGGATGTGCCAATCATCTATTGATCCTCGAAGATGGAAAACTGGTGGCCAGTGGTCGGCCTGTCGATCTTTATCGATCACCCGAGACACAGGAAGTGGCGTGGATTCTCGGGGCGACCAATTGGTTTTTGACGAACGAGCAAGCACTCTGGTGGGGTGAAGAGTTGCCGCATGCGAATGTGCGTCCCGAACAGGTGGAGGTACTGGCTGCGAGCGAGTCTTCGATCGTGATGGAGAGTCTGGAGACCGTCGGGCCGCTCTCTGTACTGGAACTGCGTGCTCTTCGAGAGCAGGCAGCCCAACCTGATGCCCGCGAAATGGAAGTTGGCCCAAAAACATCACGAACTCTGTGGGTTGCCGGGCAGCGAAGTTTTCCACCGGTTGGGAGCCGTGTGAGATTGCGGTGGCTGCCACTGCTGCTCTTCATTGCGCTGCTGCTCAACTTATCCGGTTGCTGGAAAGCTGATGAACCCCGGGTGGCCATCGCAGAGGAAACGCGCTGGATGCTCCCGGCTGATGGGCCACTTGTCCCGGCACCGCGCGGATTGTGTGTTTCTCCCGCTGGTGAATTGCTGGTGCTCGACACCGCTGGCCGTGTGCTCATTTATGACCGCGAGCATCAGCTCGTGCGGAAGTGGCATATGCCTGAGTATTCCATCGGGAAAGCCGAAGGGATCTGTGTGCTGAATGACGGGCGGATTGCCGTCGCCGATACACATTATCATCGCGTGGTGATTTTTCATCCCGATGGGACGATCAGCCATATCTTTGGGCAGGAAGGAAAAGGGCCAGCAGAGTTCATTTATCCGGTCGCGATTACACAAGACCCGGAAGGCTTTCTCTATGTTTGCGAGTATGGCTCGAATGATCGCTGCCAGAAGCTGACGACCGATGGTCAGATGGTGCTGGAAATGGGGCGATTTGGTCTGGGGCCGGGAGAATTTCAAAGGCCCAGCGGTGTCGTCTGGTCGGAGGGCCGACTCTACATTGTCGATGCTTTCAACAGCCGGGTGCAGGTTTTTGATGCACAGACGGGGAAGCTCTTGCAAAATGATTTCAACCAGGCCGAACTGGCTTATCCTTATGACATTGCATCAGGTTCAACGGAGGCAGGAAAAGCGATTGATTTCTGGATTGTCGAGTATGCGAGCGGGCAGGTGACGAGGCTTTCCGCGAATGGTGAACTTATGGGACGAGGTTTTGCTGCCGAACCACTGCGGACTCCCTGGGGAGTGTGTTACGATCCTGAGGGAAGGCTGTATGTGGCCGATACGGGGAATCGCCGGATTGTCTGCTGGAAAATTTCTCGTTGA
- a CDS encoding ABC transporter substrate-binding protein — MSGSNHRENSARLWWPLAMVGALGLFIFWSWIQQPAATSLVVFCAHDAVYAEPILRRFTEKTGIPVVVRYDTEATKSLGLVDQLISEGATTECDLFWNNELLGMVALAEKDRLIAYQGPGWKARSPGDRDALGRWTGFAARARVWIATDEFAAQLIKEQPDRAPAELFAEYFEKQEDLSRVAIARPLYGTTLTQVSLMIQEEGLETVQKSLREAVSQRHLRVVAGNGAVKNLVAKNAAALGWTDTDDAFSAIDEGAAVSMFPLLYGNRPILIPNTAALIAKNRLAGNQPRPEAIQLIEYLLSPEVELALAQSGARQIPLGTVAEEQLPEEVKPWMTLRQQAWPLATMVGNGELTKAREQAVNWLRQEDVVR; from the coding sequence TTGAGCGGATCAAATCATCGTGAAAATTCCGCTCGACTGTGGTGGCCTCTGGCGATGGTCGGTGCTCTGGGGCTCTTCATCTTCTGGAGCTGGATCCAGCAACCAGCTGCGACATCACTCGTTGTGTTCTGTGCGCATGATGCCGTCTATGCCGAGCCGATTCTCCGCCGGTTCACGGAAAAGACGGGAATCCCGGTGGTTGTGCGATATGACACAGAGGCCACGAAATCCCTGGGTCTCGTCGATCAATTGATCAGTGAAGGTGCCACGACAGAATGCGACCTCTTCTGGAACAACGAGCTTTTAGGCATGGTCGCACTCGCCGAGAAAGACCGGCTGATCGCATATCAGGGGCCTGGCTGGAAAGCTCGATCGCCTGGAGATCGTGATGCTCTGGGCCGCTGGACGGGTTTTGCCGCGCGGGCGCGTGTCTGGATTGCGACGGATGAATTCGCCGCACAGTTGATAAAAGAACAGCCTGACCGAGCACCGGCCGAGTTGTTTGCCGAGTATTTCGAGAAGCAGGAGGATCTTTCGCGTGTTGCCATTGCCCGGCCACTGTACGGGACAACGTTGACTCAAGTGAGCCTGATGATTCAGGAAGAGGGCTTGGAGACGGTTCAGAAGTCCCTGCGGGAGGCCGTGAGTCAGCGGCATTTGCGAGTGGTGGCCGGAAATGGTGCAGTCAAAAACCTCGTCGCTAAAAATGCAGCGGCATTGGGTTGGACCGATACCGATGATGCGTTCTCGGCGATTGACGAAGGGGCGGCTGTTTCCATGTTTCCGCTTCTTTATGGAAATCGACCAATACTCATCCCGAATACCGCGGCATTGATTGCCAAGAACCGACTCGCGGGAAATCAGCCGAGGCCGGAAGCCATCCAACTCATCGAGTATCTCCTTTCACCGGAAGTCGAACTGGCGCTGGCTCAATCGGGAGCCCGGCAGATACCACTGGGAACAGTTGCTGAAGAGCAGCTTCCCGAAGAAGTGAAACCATGGATGACTCTTCGCCAGCAAGCGTGGCCACTCGCCACCATGGTCGGAAATGGAGAGTTGACCAAGGCCCGCGAACAGGCCGTCAACTGGTTAAGGCAAGAGGATGTCGTTCGATGA
- a CDS encoding outer membrane protein assembly factor BamB family protein — translation MTTTSSTSPSEPASHPEGASTPAVQPSTLRWWPAAFLVVLMFLLRMIPAVVEAPSLPVIFASFLGPAVAGVLILLWWVTFSRSTIRERLLGALLTIALIGISITLLHPSLANMNAIMYVVPYGVGAFAVSLCLLAAQPKWRLPVALGAVALTLGYWDSLQSAGVDGTFQPELSWRWIPTAEERYLQTVASQAAETPSPAPSEKILLADAAWPAFRGAARDGRQPGIVLKSNWEETPPKSLWKKPIGPGWSSFSVAGNRLFTQEQRGEDEAVVCLNTTTGETIWATTYPSRFWEAVAGAGPRATPTIADEGLFALGANGVLLAMDPVTGAKRWTRDLQVDAGRKPPMWGFASSPLVVQGLVIVHAGGAENKGVLAYRAADGELAWSVPSGDHSYSSAQLASFDGVSGLLMSTNAGLQFLDVTDGHTIWEHRWAGDNYRALQPLVVGNSAFIATSLGLGTRKVTARQKGDQWEVTEDWTSRDLKPDFNDFVEYQNYLYGFDGNIFSCVSLETGKRAWKRGRYGNGQVLLLPDAGQLLVTSETGEVVLLKADPAKPVELARFPAIEGKTWNHPVVIGSKLYLRNAEMAACYELALDHLPEQQSQSVVQQGN, via the coding sequence ATGACGACGACTTCATCAACCAGTCCTTCGGAACCGGCAAGCCATCCGGAAGGGGCATCGACTCCTGCGGTTCAGCCGAGCACATTACGCTGGTGGCCGGCGGCATTCCTCGTGGTGCTGATGTTTCTACTCCGCATGATACCTGCCGTGGTGGAGGCACCCTCTTTACCTGTAATTTTTGCGAGTTTTCTGGGCCCTGCCGTCGCAGGTGTGTTGATTCTGCTGTGGTGGGTCACATTCAGTCGCTCCACGATTCGCGAACGGCTGCTGGGTGCCCTGCTCACCATCGCCTTGATCGGAATTTCCATCACGCTTCTGCATCCGAGTTTGGCCAACATGAATGCCATCATGTATGTCGTGCCTTATGGCGTGGGCGCTTTTGCTGTGAGTTTATGTCTTCTGGCAGCTCAGCCGAAATGGCGATTGCCAGTGGCACTGGGAGCAGTGGCTCTCACCTTAGGATACTGGGATTCGTTGCAATCGGCTGGGGTGGACGGAACCTTTCAACCCGAACTCTCCTGGCGGTGGATCCCGACTGCTGAAGAGCGGTATCTGCAAACAGTCGCCAGTCAGGCTGCTGAGACTCCCAGCCCTGCTCCATCGGAGAAGATTCTGCTGGCAGATGCCGCTTGGCCGGCGTTTCGAGGGGCGGCTCGTGATGGACGTCAACCGGGGATTGTCCTGAAGTCGAACTGGGAGGAGACACCTCCGAAATCGCTCTGGAAGAAACCGATTGGCCCCGGTTGGTCATCATTTTCTGTCGCAGGAAATCGGCTCTTCACTCAGGAACAGCGCGGCGAAGACGAAGCTGTGGTCTGCTTGAATACGACCACCGGTGAGACGATCTGGGCCACAACATATCCCAGCCGCTTCTGGGAAGCTGTGGCGGGAGCCGGTCCGCGGGCAACGCCCACCATTGCCGATGAAGGTCTCTTTGCCCTCGGAGCCAATGGAGTGCTCCTGGCAATGGACCCAGTCACGGGAGCCAAGCGCTGGACGCGCGATCTCCAGGTGGATGCCGGGAGAAAACCACCCATGTGGGGTTTTGCCTCATCACCATTAGTGGTGCAGGGATTGGTGATTGTGCATGCCGGTGGCGCGGAAAATAAAGGTGTGCTGGCATATCGGGCGGCTGATGGCGAACTGGCGTGGTCAGTCCCTTCGGGAGATCACAGCTACAGTTCAGCTCAACTGGCGTCATTTGATGGTGTGAGCGGGTTGCTCATGAGTACGAATGCCGGTCTGCAATTTCTGGATGTCACAGATGGTCACACAATCTGGGAACATCGCTGGGCTGGCGACAATTATCGGGCCTTGCAGCCACTGGTGGTAGGAAACTCGGCGTTCATAGCCACGAGCTTAGGGTTGGGAACTCGCAAGGTGACAGCACGCCAAAAGGGTGATCAGTGGGAAGTGACTGAAGACTGGACTTCTCGCGATTTGAAGCCGGATTTCAATGACTTCGTTGAATATCAGAACTACCTCTATGGCTTTGATGGCAACATCTTTTCCTGTGTTTCGTTAGAAACCGGCAAACGTGCGTGGAAGCGGGGTCGCTACGGGAATGGCCAGGTTTTGCTGCTGCCCGATGCGGGTCAACTCCTGGTCACCAGTGAAACAGGCGAAGTGGTGTTATTGAAGGCTGATCCTGCGAAGCCTGTTGAGCTGGCCCGGTTCCCCGCCATCGAAGGCAAGACCTGGAATCATCCCGTGGTCATTGGTTCCAAACTTTATCTGCGCAATGCCGAAATGGCGGCGTGTTATGAACTGGCATTGGATCATCTTCCAGAGCAGCAGTCTCAGAGTGTGGTACAACAGGGAAATTGA
- a CDS encoding Rrf2 family transcriptional regulator codes for MDTRFTVAAHVLGYLAWQGEQGVEWVSSDELGRSINTHSVVVRRLLTQLQKAGLIETRRGASGGSRLARPASAIHLGEVFDAVVESGTSLISFPREVERDECLVGEHIEAVLREVIAEAEAVFRRNLGRTSVAEFSQMVVNRMIKLGICCPSEEERQPAAAKKHSQTIRLVEKTKAVSGSRKGKTTR; via the coding sequence ATGGATACGCGGTTTACTGTTGCGGCTCATGTGCTGGGGTATCTGGCCTGGCAGGGTGAGCAAGGTGTGGAGTGGGTCTCTTCGGATGAGTTGGGGCGAAGTATCAATACCCATTCGGTGGTTGTCCGCCGGTTGCTGACCCAGTTGCAGAAAGCGGGGTTGATTGAAACTCGTCGCGGGGCGAGCGGTGGCTCGCGTTTGGCCCGGCCCGCCAGTGCGATTCATCTGGGAGAAGTCTTTGATGCCGTGGTGGAATCTGGCACATCGCTGATCAGTTTTCCACGCGAAGTCGAGCGGGATGAATGCTTGGTCGGAGAACATATTGAAGCTGTGTTGCGAGAGGTGATTGCTGAGGCCGAAGCGGTCTTCCGCCGGAATCTGGGACGCACCAGCGTGGCAGAATTCTCGCAGATGGTTGTCAATCGCATGATCAAACTGGGAATCTGCTGCCCCTCGGAGGAAGAACGCCAACCAGCGGCTGCCAAAAAACACTCCCAAACCATTCGGCTGGTTGAAAAGACCAAAGCCGTATCGGGTTCACGAAAAGGCAAAACCACACGCTGA